One genomic segment of Culturomica massiliensis includes these proteins:
- a CDS encoding BACON domain-containing protein, translating into MKKTNYNTKSWFCLLSALTLLLVITVTGCKDDDKSPDPTLEIQKNTMSFLQTGGNDVIEITTNQNWSFNTPPAWLTLSETSGKKDATVTVTATENKDYAPREFTLIVTAGSLSGRVVVSQPGLDPVLSVNPKNIGFEVDGGTETVSVTSNVTWTPQLSDGADGWLTITVSEDKTGITITSAPNTTAEQREATLTLEGNQEKSDVVTIIQDGPANMTITALRALAANSKTDYTYVTGLVTSDNTGKNIGDNQMIIQDGTGNAITLQFTEEHNIAPGTQVDVLLNGGSRTTVNGLTTINNLKTANITSVPTATITINPTVKTIAEILAGEAGDGLLVKIENVEFKDITQTYGNQPILWNGTEELPLAVAATATFRKQKVAAKNGAIIGHITNAESWKLVLRNTEDTENMTNDRLYDKSRLKLSIVSYAFGNQGGKLPVDITTDTDITWTATVSAGAAWCTLQPATGSGSGSFIVTTEAYSGDNERTATVTVTAPDLDPVTLEIIQTPTAKREFVLSRWSNSNLGAKLPATEENMSGPDYKDTWGMYYQWGRNVGFPHSGAETTIAANESITAEQAQEMTEFITSNGDWLTNPGSESVWNDRAGSYPCPSGYRLPNQMDLLRIYPSSEDKGTFSNSQSVVIYERLEDRPGVPDRTLYVYEGNSKIYAIKKFETADAYILRFEMLGEVGKNLYLKITEILADENTVFDNATDAEALFAEATESEVRIFPAAGMLNMSDGATLLAPGAAAWYWLDKKMRCMYILNTTRINEAGAICGYATPLRCIME; encoded by the coding sequence ATGAAAAAAACAAATTACAACACAAAAAGTTGGTTTTGTCTGCTAAGTGCATTGACATTACTGCTGGTCATAACCGTAACCGGATGTAAAGACGACGACAAGAGTCCCGATCCTACCCTGGAAATACAAAAGAACACGATGAGCTTCCTGCAAACGGGAGGAAATGACGTTATCGAAATCACAACCAATCAGAACTGGTCATTCAATACTCCCCCGGCCTGGCTGACACTATCCGAAACTTCCGGAAAAAAAGATGCTACAGTTACCGTAACTGCTACAGAAAATAAAGATTATGCTCCCCGGGAATTCACCCTTATCGTTACAGCCGGTTCATTGAGCGGACGAGTTGTCGTATCCCAGCCTGGCCTAGACCCGGTATTAAGCGTAAACCCGAAGAATATCGGTTTTGAAGTAGACGGCGGAACAGAAACCGTATCCGTTACTTCCAATGTTACCTGGACGCCCCAATTATCCGATGGTGCCGATGGCTGGCTGACAATTACCGTATCCGAAGATAAAACCGGTATAACCATTACATCGGCACCGAATACGACTGCCGAACAAAGAGAAGCCACCCTGACTCTCGAAGGCAATCAGGAAAAAAGCGATGTCGTTACCATCATTCAGGACGGTCCTGCCAATATGACGATTACGGCATTGCGGGCCCTGGCAGCCAACAGTAAAACGGACTATACATATGTTACCGGACTTGTAACTTCTGACAACACCGGCAAAAATATCGGCGACAACCAAATGATCATACAAGACGGTACCGGTAACGCGATCACCCTGCAATTTACAGAAGAACATAATATCGCACCCGGTACTCAGGTCGATGTATTATTAAACGGAGGCAGCAGAACAACAGTAAACGGCCTGACAACCATTAACAATTTGAAAACCGCTAATATTACCTCTGTACCGACAGCGACAATCACTATAAACCCGACTGTAAAAACCATCGCAGAGATACTTGCCGGAGAAGCCGGAGACGGTTTGCTGGTAAAAATCGAAAATGTCGAATTCAAAGATATAACTCAAACATACGGCAATCAGCCTATCCTCTGGAACGGAACGGAAGAATTACCTCTCGCTGTAGCCGCGACAGCGACATTCCGGAAACAAAAAGTCGCTGCTAAAAACGGAGCGATTATCGGGCATATCACTAATGCGGAAAGCTGGAAATTAGTATTGAGAAATACAGAAGATACCGAAAACATGACGAATGACAGACTGTATGACAAATCCCGGCTCAAATTAAGCATTGTCAGCTACGCGTTCGGAAACCAGGGAGGTAAACTTCCGGTCGACATTACAACAGATACCGATATCACCTGGACGGCCACGGTGTCCGCAGGTGCCGCCTGGTGTACATTACAACCGGCAACCGGTTCGGGTTCAGGTTCATTCATTGTCACTACCGAAGCCTATTCCGGTGATAACGAACGTACGGCAACCGTTACCGTAACGGCTCCCGATCTCGACCCGGTAACTCTTGAAATCATACAGACTCCGACAGCCAAAAGGGAATTTGTCCTGTCCAGGTGGTCAAACAGCAATTTAGGTGCAAAATTACCGGCAACGGAAGAAAATATGTCAGGTCCTGACTACAAAGACACCTGGGGGATGTATTACCAATGGGGGCGAAATGTCGGATTCCCTCATTCCGGAGCTGAAACCACGATTGCCGCCAATGAATCAATTACGGCAGAACAAGCACAGGAGATGACAGAATTTATTACCTCAAACGGCGACTGGCTGACCAACCCGGGATCGGAAAGCGTATGGAACGACCGGGCAGGCTCCTATCCATGTCCTTCCGGTTACCGGTTACCCAATCAAATGGATTTATTACGTATCTATCCTTCTTCGGAAGACAAAGGGACATTCAGCAATTCCCAGAGCGTCGTTATCTATGAACGCCTGGAAGACAGACCCGGAGTACCCGACCGTACCTTATACGTTTATGAAGGAAACTCTAAAATCTACGCGATAAAGAAATTTGAAACGGCTGATGCATACATACTTCGTTTCGAAATGCTGGGAGAAGTAGGTAAAAATCTATACTTGAAAATTACTGAAATTCTAGCAGATGAAAATACCGTATTCGACAATGCAACAGATGCAGAAGCCTTATTTGCAGAAGCCACAGAATCTGAAGTCCGGATATTCCCGGCAGCCGGAATGTTGAACATGAGTGACGGAGCAACCTTACTGGCTCCGGGTGCTGCCGCCTGGTACTGGCTTGATAAAAAGATGCGTTGCATGTATATACTCAACACAACACGCATCAATGAAGCCGGGGCAATCTGCGGCTATGCAACACCGTTACGTTGCATTATGGAATAA
- a CDS encoding AAA domain-containing protein, translating into MNNRTLPSSLAELQQQYRLLEQEYAYEKESYLQKSRTGGILHKIRQGFCWYPVGAGRNYYNSLNLPVIEITKESDDDTEHNFEYGRPVCFFTPDAAGNQRYFSFNGTISYVDGNRMVVVLPNTSVATTLQQCTDLGIQLYFDETTYKTMFAALNEVMQAKDNRLAELREIILGKQTASFRNIPPMRFPWLNRKQEEAVNRILYTKDTGIVHGPPGTGKTTTLVEAVYETLHKENQVLVCAQSNTAVDWIAEKLTDRGIPVLRIGNPTRVNDKMLSFSYERRFEAHPDYPELWKIRKMIREAIGIIHKAEGQHRKIQYDRLLQLRHRATELEIGIDRDLFAEARVIACTLVGAANRLLANKRFSTLFIDEASQALEAACWIAISKTERVIFAGDHCQLPPTVKCPEAARGGLEQTLMQKVVRRQPSAVTLLQTQYRMHEAIMAFPSRWFYHNRLEAAPEVKHRSILEYDSPLVWIDTAEPEAAEETAGDSMSRMNKNEAALLIEHLRTYIEKIGMSRILEERIDFGLISPYKAQVYYIRRLLKADRFFKPFRSLITVNSVDGFQGQERDVIFVSLVRANEAGNIGFLNDLRRMNVAITRARMKLIILGNSTTLTRHPFYRSLFEYITTYSF; encoded by the coding sequence ATGAACAACCGTACCCTCCCTTCCTCCCTGGCTGAATTACAACAGCAATACCGTCTATTGGAACAGGAATACGCTTATGAAAAAGAAAGCTACCTCCAAAAATCCAGAACGGGAGGGATTTTACATAAGATACGGCAGGGTTTCTGCTGGTATCCGGTCGGAGCCGGACGCAACTATTACAATTCATTGAACCTGCCGGTCATCGAAATTACAAAAGAGAGTGATGATGACACGGAACATAACTTCGAATACGGGCGTCCGGTTTGTTTTTTTACGCCGGATGCAGCGGGAAACCAACGCTACTTCAGTTTCAACGGTACAATCAGCTATGTAGACGGCAACCGCATGGTCGTGGTTTTACCCAATACCTCAGTGGCCACAACATTGCAGCAATGCACGGATTTAGGCATACAACTTTATTTCGACGAAACGACATACAAAACCATGTTTGCAGCCCTGAACGAAGTGATGCAGGCTAAAGACAACCGTTTGGCAGAGCTTCGCGAAATCATATTGGGCAAACAAACGGCCTCTTTCCGGAATATACCGCCGATGCGCTTTCCCTGGCTCAACCGGAAACAAGAAGAAGCCGTCAACCGGATTCTTTATACCAAAGACACCGGTATCGTTCACGGTCCTCCCGGAACGGGGAAAACCACTACGCTCGTCGAAGCTGTATATGAAACATTACACAAAGAAAATCAAGTTCTGGTCTGCGCCCAAAGTAATACAGCCGTCGACTGGATTGCCGAAAAACTGACAGACCGCGGAATTCCTGTTCTTCGGATCGGAAATCCGACGCGGGTCAATGACAAAATGCTTTCTTTCAGCTACGAACGTCGTTTCGAAGCACATCCCGATTACCCCGAATTATGGAAAATCAGAAAGATGATCCGGGAAGCCATCGGCATAATACATAAAGCAGAAGGACAACATCGCAAAATACAATACGACCGTTTGCTCCAGCTACGTCACCGGGCTACCGAGCTGGAAATCGGAATCGACCGCGATTTATTTGCCGAAGCCAGAGTAATTGCCTGTACTCTGGTCGGAGCTGCCAACCGTTTACTGGCAAATAAACGTTTCAGCACCCTCTTTATCGACGAAGCATCACAAGCCCTGGAAGCAGCCTGTTGGATTGCAATAAGCAAAACCGAACGGGTCATTTTTGCCGGCGACCACTGTCAGTTACCACCGACGGTAAAATGCCCCGAAGCGGCACGAGGCGGGCTCGAACAGACATTAATGCAAAAAGTGGTCCGACGTCAGCCATCGGCCGTAACCCTCTTACAAACCCAATACCGTATGCATGAAGCCATAATGGCTTTTCCTTCCCGTTGGTTTTATCACAATCGTCTGGAAGCTGCACCGGAAGTAAAGCACCGAAGCATTCTCGAGTATGATTCGCCATTGGTATGGATAGATACCGCCGAACCGGAAGCAGCGGAAGAAACTGCGGGAGACAGCATGAGCCGCATGAATAAAAATGAGGCTGCATTACTGATCGAACACCTCCGGACATATATTGAAAAAATCGGGATGAGCCGTATTCTGGAAGAACGAATCGATTTCGGATTAATTTCTCCATACAAAGCACAGGTATACTATATCCGAAGACTCCTCAAAGCCGACCGTTTTTTCAAGCCTTTCCGGTCTCTGATTACAGTAAACTCCGTAGATGGCTTTCAAGGACAGGAACGCGATGTCATTTTTGTCAGTCTTGTAAGGGCAAATGAAGCAGGAAACATCGGTTTTTTAAATGATTTGCGCCGCATGAACGTTGCCATAACCCGTGCCCGCATGAAACTCATTATTCTGGGAAATTCCACGACACTCACCCGACACCCGTTCTACCGTTCTCTTTTCGAATACATCACTACCTATTCCTTCTGA
- a CDS encoding BACON domain-containing protein: MEKIKYLILIFCLFLAACDSDDNKTDSSELEVISSDLSIEAVGGTGTIEVFSAGAWSATSNKTWCTVTVSGKIVHVTVPENPTISSRIALITIKAPEGNKTIPVSQQGSIIALSQPKLTLGASGKTKNVTVQSNLKWTASSKDRWCHIYITDDTLKVSADHYDNTDPRTTQITLSAGKNTKILSVSQRNQGDFMLEKWSDTDLGATLPATEENMQNPDYQQTWGDMYQWGRNVTFSRDILPSVVMTNASITAQAAQTMTEFIGSELTPFDWLSDGSATTLPATGNSYVWKDRAGQEPCPDGWRLPLDYEARQIFPYGEIEGRYVVIDRCTNTEVLDAAGTSYTCVSVGDGNYTKYAIKKFGTENAYVMKYEWKTGPYNNGYLKVTEIRGDAYTDFTNSEEAEALFSASDEQATKIFPASGYLYCNTATATSLGVSCNYWTASPYKEYATYVSATNFQLHVDALYCPRSLGCQIRCIKAE; this comes from the coding sequence ATGGAAAAAATTAAATACCTCATCCTGATTTTCTGCCTGTTTTTGGCAGCTTGCGATTCGGATGACAACAAAACCGATTCGTCCGAACTGGAAGTTATTTCTTCCGACCTATCCATAGAGGCTGTCGGAGGAACGGGCACGATCGAAGTATTCTCCGCTGGTGCCTGGAGTGCAACATCCAATAAAACATGGTGTACCGTAACCGTTTCAGGCAAAATCGTACATGTGACCGTCCCGGAAAACCCGACCATCTCTTCCCGGATAGCCCTGATTACCATCAAAGCCCCCGAAGGAAATAAAACAATACCGGTATCCCAGCAAGGTTCCATTATTGCTCTTTCCCAACCGAAACTGACTTTAGGTGCTTCGGGTAAAACCAAAAACGTCACTGTTCAGAGCAATCTGAAATGGACTGCCAGCAGCAAAGACAGATGGTGTCATATCTATATCACAGACGATACATTAAAAGTATCCGCCGATCATTATGACAATACGGACCCCCGGACAACACAAATCACATTAAGTGCCGGGAAAAATACCAAAATACTATCGGTATCCCAGCGCAATCAAGGGGATTTCATGCTTGAAAAATGGTCGGATACCGACCTGGGCGCCACCCTTCCAGCCACGGAGGAAAATATGCAAAACCCCGATTATCAACAGACTTGGGGTGACATGTATCAATGGGGACGCAATGTGACATTTTCCAGAGATATTTTACCGTCAGTCGTTATGACAAATGCTTCAATAACTGCGCAAGCCGCACAGACGATGACGGAATTTATAGGAAGTGAACTGACGCCTTTTGACTGGTTGAGTGACGGGAGTGCAACCACCCTCCCCGCTACCGGAAACTCGTACGTCTGGAAAGACCGTGCGGGTCAGGAACCCTGCCCGGACGGTTGGCGATTACCTCTCGATTACGAAGCCCGGCAAATATTTCCTTACGGAGAAATAGAAGGACGGTACGTAGTCATTGACCGCTGCACAAATACGGAAGTTTTGGATGCAGCCGGTACGTCTTATACCTGTGTTTCTGTAGGCGACGGTAATTATACCAAATACGCAATTAAAAAATTCGGCACCGAGAATGCCTATGTAATGAAATACGAATGGAAGACAGGCCCCTATAACAACGGTTATCTGAAAGTGACCGAAATCCGGGGAGATGCTTACACCGATTTTACCAACTCAGAGGAAGCCGAAGCTTTATTTTCCGCCAGTGACGAACAAGCGACAAAAATATTTCCGGCCAGCGGTTATCTCTATTGCAACACAGCAACTGCGACTTCTTTAGGTGTCAGTTGTAATTATTGGACAGCTTCTCCCTATAAAGAATACGCCACTTATGTGAGCGCGACGAACTTCCAGCTTCATGTGGACGCATTGTATTGTCCCCGGTCGTTAGGATGCCAGATCCGTTGTATCAAAGCCGAATAA
- a CDS encoding PepSY-like domain-containing protein, giving the protein MKRVFFLIVVSLFLVQAVFADKKVYTTDTLQLPQTAREFIRKHFPATGVSHIKIEKEFWEGNQYDVILTNGFDLDFDKNGQWKEIDGHKTALPVSVLPAKIADYLSKNFSGIAVWSIDKDKNGYEVKLANRLELKFNLAQVFVRFDD; this is encoded by the coding sequence ATGAAAAGAGTATTTTTTCTGATAGTAGTCAGTTTATTTTTGGTACAGGCAGTTTTTGCCGATAAGAAAGTGTATACGACGGATACCCTTCAATTGCCTCAAACGGCCCGGGAGTTTATACGTAAACATTTTCCGGCTACAGGCGTATCTCATATTAAGATTGAAAAAGAGTTCTGGGAAGGAAATCAGTACGATGTCATTCTGACGAACGGTTTTGATCTGGATTTTGATAAAAACGGACAGTGGAAAGAAATCGACGGGCATAAAACCGCTTTGCCGGTGTCTGTTCTCCCGGCTAAAATCGCAGATTATCTGTCAAAGAACTTTTCCGGTATAGCTGTATGGAGTATCGATAAAGACAAAAACGGTTACGAGGTGAAACTGGCAAACCGATTGGAGTTGAAATTTAATCTTGCGCAAGTATTTGTCAGGTTTGACGATTGA
- a CDS encoding HAD family hydrolase produces MKMKLVIFDLDGTLLNSLEDLAVSANYALRKFGYQEHVTEDYRYMVGNGITKLIERALPEDARTENEIMHVRAEFVAYYSGHMMDKTKPYPGIPELLKELKHRGLMLAVASNKYQDATRELIRTYFGEGIFQVVLGQREGVPAKPDPAIVNEILGTTGAGQDDTLYVGDSCVDMQTAIHSGVTPIGVSWGFRPCKELMDNGAVHIVNRPEDILKYIGE; encoded by the coding sequence ATGAAAATGAAATTAGTAATATTTGATTTGGACGGGACATTATTGAATTCTCTGGAGGATTTGGCAGTCAGTGCCAATTATGCTTTGCGGAAATTCGGTTATCAGGAACATGTAACGGAGGACTATCGTTATATGGTGGGAAACGGTATTACGAAATTAATAGAGCGGGCATTGCCTGAAGATGCACGTACGGAAAACGAAATTATGCATGTCCGGGCCGAGTTCGTTGCCTATTATTCCGGACATATGATGGATAAAACCAAACCCTATCCGGGAATTCCGGAGTTGTTGAAAGAACTTAAGCACCGTGGATTGATGCTGGCAGTGGCATCGAATAAATATCAGGATGCTACGCGGGAATTAATCCGTACTTATTTCGGAGAGGGAATTTTTCAGGTCGTATTGGGACAACGCGAAGGAGTTCCCGCTAAGCCGGACCCGGCTATCGTAAATGAAATATTGGGAACGACAGGGGCCGGCCAAGACGATACACTTTATGTCGGAGATTCCTGTGTAGATATGCAAACGGCAATCCATAGCGGAGTCACTCCTATTGGAGTCTCCTGGGGCTTTCGTCCTTGCAAGGAACTGATGGATAACGGTGCCGTTCATATTGTGAACCGGCCGGAGGATATACTGAAGTATATAGGGGAATAA
- the trxA gene encoding thioredoxin, which translates to MGKFEELIKGDKPVLVDFFATWCGPCKAMHPILEELKKDMGDKIHIITIDVDGESNRALVMNHQIQSVPTLMIFKKGEMVWRQSGVMQSVQLKNVLEKYV; encoded by the coding sequence ATGGGGAAATTTGAAGAATTAATAAAAGGTGATAAACCGGTGCTGGTGGATTTTTTTGCTACCTGGTGCGGTCCGTGTAAAGCCATGCACCCGATACTCGAAGAGTTGAAAAAGGATATGGGAGATAAAATCCATATTATTACGATAGATGTAGACGGAGAGTCAAACCGGGCATTGGTTATGAATCATCAGATTCAATCTGTACCGACCCTGATGATCTTTAAGAAAGGGGAGATGGTTTGGAGGCAAAGCGGAGTTATGCAATCGGTACAGTTGAAAAATGTACTTGAGAAATATGTATAA
- a CDS encoding PepSY-like domain-containing protein, giving the protein MKTVLFILGLIFSLPFVACSNDDDHYKPEEPVTRAFEQKYPGITPKEWERKGNYVVAEFYENGVEKEAWFDNTGNWYMTESDIRFSALPEAIKTAFAAGEYAQWHVDDVDMLERAGMETVYVIEVEQGKQEVDLYYTENGTLVKTVVGDDGSHVPSAGLPQAVTDYLNTHYAGARIVEYEIEKGILEVDIYHDNRYKEVKFDSQNQWLYTEWEVRQSDVPAVVLETIRTQYAAYRIDDIDFIESAADGSYYLFELEQGERDIYVRVNEDGTVLP; this is encoded by the coding sequence ATGAAAACTGTATTATTTATTTTAGGTTTGATTTTTTCTTTGCCATTTGTGGCTTGTAGTAATGATGACGATCATTATAAACCGGAAGAGCCGGTGACCCGCGCTTTCGAGCAGAAATATCCGGGTATTACACCCAAAGAGTGGGAGCGGAAGGGAAATTATGTTGTAGCAGAATTCTATGAAAACGGAGTAGAAAAAGAAGCTTGGTTTGATAATACCGGTAATTGGTATATGACGGAAAGTGATATCCGTTTCAGCGCTTTACCGGAGGCCATTAAAACGGCTTTTGCTGCCGGTGAATATGCACAATGGCATGTTGACGACGTGGATATGCTCGAGCGGGCCGGAATGGAAACGGTTTATGTAATCGAGGTTGAACAAGGCAAGCAAGAGGTGGATTTGTATTATACGGAGAACGGCACTCTGGTAAAAACCGTTGTGGGCGACGACGGGAGCCATGTACCTTCTGCCGGTTTGCCTCAGGCTGTAACGGATTATTTAAATACACATTATGCCGGTGCCCGGATTGTTGAATATGAAATTGAAAAAGGTATACTGGAAGTCGATATTTATCATGACAATAGGTATAAGGAAGTAAAATTTGACAGTCAGAACCAGTGGTTATATACCGAATGGGAGGTCCGGCAATCGGATGTTCCGGCTGTTGTACTCGAAACCATTCGTACACAGTATGCCGCTTACCGGATTGACGACATTGATTTTATTGAAAGTGCAGCCGACGGTTCTTATTACCTCTTTGAACTGGAGCAAGGCGAACGGGATATTTATGTCAGAGTGAACGAGGACGGAACGGTATTGCCTTGA
- a CDS encoding BACON domain-containing protein yields MKLISYIILLFTLFLTGCDSDDNTGKSILDLGIQDISFEANGGSREVSINLNGNWQAVSDKSWCTVGKNANKLTLTAPLNLTIATRTAVITITEGNGEGTFTVIQAGSKFDIFPEKLYVPASGKGVPIAIKGNVEWKAQTDESWCHPVAQGDTLMISADTYKDEQKARYATVTVQVDGQNARIIPVIQTHYKDFNLEKWSDTNEGATLPSTPTNLSGKQFKQAWGNYYQWGRNVEFPCENVTTVTTIAANSDITAAQAQQMPEFITHVDDWLCDGSLTTKLPTLENTYGWTDRSGSNPCRNGYRLPYDYECLRIFPGDETPFKNKERMEGKDVLDIIGTEYDYVSISDGASKIYIIKMFGTSEAYVIRYEFKGISSYNGWIRLTEIKGNADTDFQTAGEAENLFTNATRSAELCFPICGVLWGENAEVASPGTSGYWNNTPSYEYKTAANAYVLSNIAVSYATSYRRSLGCMIRGIKE; encoded by the coding sequence ATGAAACTAATAAGTTATATAATACTGTTATTCACTTTATTTCTAACAGGATGCGACTCGGATGACAATACGGGGAAATCCATTCTGGATTTAGGAATTCAGGATATTTCGTTTGAAGCGAACGGAGGAAGCCGGGAGGTTTCCATCAACCTGAACGGTAACTGGCAAGCCGTATCCGACAAAAGCTGGTGTACAGTAGGGAAAAACGCTAATAAACTAACCCTGACAGCTCCCTTAAACCTAACAATAGCCACAAGAACAGCTGTAATCACAATAACCGAAGGAAACGGTGAGGGTACATTTACCGTTATTCAAGCCGGTTCGAAATTTGATATTTTCCCGGAAAAACTTTATGTCCCTGCCTCCGGAAAAGGTGTACCCATTGCCATCAAGGGAAATGTAGAGTGGAAAGCCCAAACGGATGAAAGCTGGTGCCACCCGGTAGCGCAGGGAGATACCCTTATGATCTCCGCCGATACTTACAAAGACGAGCAAAAAGCGCGTTATGCAACCGTTACGGTACAGGTCGACGGCCAGAATGCAAGGATCATTCCGGTCATTCAAACTCATTACAAAGATTTCAATCTTGAAAAATGGTCAGATACGAATGAAGGAGCAACTCTCCCTTCCACACCGACCAACTTATCCGGAAAACAATTTAAACAAGCCTGGGGAAATTATTACCAATGGGGCAGAAATGTGGAATTTCCTTGCGAAAATGTAACAACAGTCACAACAATAGCCGCCAATTCCGACATTACAGCAGCCCAGGCCCAGCAAATGCCGGAATTCATTACTCACGTGGATGATTGGTTGTGTGACGGTAGCCTTACCACTAAACTTCCCACTCTTGAAAATACATACGGCTGGACAGACCGGTCCGGTAGCAATCCTTGCCGGAATGGCTATCGTCTGCCTTATGATTACGAATGTTTACGGATATTCCCCGGTGATGAGACTCCATTTAAAAACAAGGAACGGATGGAAGGTAAGGATGTTCTCGATATCATAGGCACAGAATACGACTATGTATCCATTTCTGACGGAGCATCGAAGATTTATATCATAAAAATGTTCGGGACATCCGAAGCTTATGTTATACGGTATGAATTCAAAGGCATATCTTCCTACAACGGCTGGATCAGGCTTACAGAAATAAAAGGAAATGCCGACACTGATTTTCAAACCGCAGGAGAAGCGGAAAACCTGTTTACAAACGCCACAAGATCCGCCGAGCTTTGTTTTCCGATTTGCGGAGTACTTTGGGGGGAAAACGCCGAAGTTGCCAGTCCCGGTACCAGCGGTTATTGGAACAATACTCCGTCCTATGAATACAAAACGGCAGCCAATGCGTATGTGCTTTCCAACATAGCCGTCAGCTACGCCACCTCATACAGACGTTCACTGGGATGTATGATACGAGGGATCAAAGAATAA